The window CCGAGAAATAAGCTAAACGATGTATAAAGTAAGGCTTTATCAATGGTCGAGGCAACATCGATGGATTCATTCGTTTGACCTTGATCTAATTGGTCAAAGCCGCCATCCGCTTTGCCAATACTAAACGGGATCATGCCAGAGACAGAGTGTCCGTCTGCTGAAACCGCATTCCACTGAATGGTATATATTCCTTTTGGTAAATCCTTTTTTAAAGCAGCTTCCATGATTTTTTGATCTTTAATGACCGTATCTCCCTTATCTACACGATCACCTTTTGCATTGAGCACCTTAATGGCATGAAATCCGCTTTCGATTCCTTCACTAAATGTGATAGAGACCGAAGGAGGCTGCTTCTCCAGCTCTTCATTTGCCGCTGGATTCGAGCTGACGACGTATGCATGAGCAAATGCTTCCTTTGGAATGAAAAAAGCCAACGTGACGATAAGGAGTAGAAGCCACTTACTATGTTTCAACAAGTGAATAACCGCCTTTCTACCTATGAAAATGTCTCATGTATCAGAAAGAAAGCGGCAGTAAACTGTGAGTCACAGAAAAAACCGCTCCTCCTATTGTGCCGCTCACTCTAAAAGGTAAACGAAACAAACAGCAAGATGGTTCACTTTTTCTGTGTCATGTCTGCGCAGACATTTCTTGATTGAATAGGTTTGATCATGTATAAGCCTATTCGATTTAAGAAGAGGAAACAAGAAGAGACTATTTGAAAGTTGTGAAATTCCAATGAATTTTGCATCAAAACCACGGCACGTCAACCTTTTTACTCCATTTGTCCTATGCTCTGACAGAGAATTCACATCATATTTCAATTTTGTCACACACTAAGTGACAAAGTGACATTTAGTTTCAATTGAAGGGAAAGTGAAAGCGTTTTACGATAAGGTTAAGGGCTTCACTGACACTTGTTATTATATCTTTTGACCTATAAAGCCCTGAATAAAGGGAGAGAAGAAAGGAGTTTTCATAGATGCAGGAAAAAAGTGGATTCCGCGTAAAAGTACAGCGCTTTGGAAGCTATTTAAGCGGCATGATTATGCCGAATATTGGAGCATTTATCGCTTGGGGACTCATTACGGCATTGTTCATTCCGAGTGGCTATTTGCCAAATGAACAATTAGCTTCACTTGTTGGTCCAATGATCAACTACTTACTGCCGCTCTTAATCGGTTACACAGGCGGTAAGCTCGTATACGACCATCGAGGCGGGGTACTCGGTGCAACCGCGACGATTGGGGTCATTGTCGGTTCGGACATTCCAATGTTTTTAGGTGCCATGATCATGGGACCACTTGGCGGTTACTTGATTAAGAAAATTGATCAGCTGTTCAAAGATCGAATCAAATCGGGCTTTGAGATGCTTGTGAATAACTTTACGGCAGGGATTCTAGGTGCCATTCTTGTCGCGATTGCCTTCTACGCCATCGGCCCAGTGGTACTTGGTCTAAATAAAGCCCTTGCAGCTGGTGTAGATATCATTGTGAATGCACATTTGCTTCCGCTGGCAAGTATTTTCATTGAACCAGCGAAAGTCTTGTTCTTAAACAATGCGATTAATCAAGGAATTTTAGGTCCTTTAGGGGTGGAGCAAGCGGCAAAGACAGGGCAGTCCGTTCTGTTCTTGCTTGAAACAAACCCAGGACCAGGGTTAGGTGTTCTACTTGCGTACATGTTCTTTGGTAGAGGAAATGCGAAACAGTCTGCACCGGGTGCGATTGTCATTCAATTCTTAGGAGGAATTCATGAGATTTACTTCCCGTACATCTTAATGAAACCAAAGCTCATTTTGGCGGTGATTGCAGGGGGAGCAAGCGGCGTTCTGACCTTTACCCTGTTAAATGCAGGCTTAAAGGCTGTGCCGTCACCAGGAAGTATTATCGCCCTCATGCTGATGTCACCAAAAGGCGGACACCTTGCCGTTCTTGCAGGTGTTGTCGTGGCAGCCGTCGTATCATTCCTTGTCGCTTCTGTGATTTTGAAGGCTTCAAAAGCTGTTGATGAGGATCTAACAGCAGCAACAGAAAAGATGCAGGACATGAAAGGGAAGAAAAGCGCAGCAGCTGCTGCTCTCACAGCTCAAAAAGAAGATGCTGAAGCAAATGAGCAAGCAGCATCTCCAAGTGATGTCAATCCAGATGACGTGAACAAAATCATCTTTGCCTGCGATGCAGGAATGGGCTCAAGTGCGATGGGCGCATCCATCTTAAAGAATAAA is drawn from Bacillus pumilus and contains these coding sequences:
- a CDS encoding PTS mannitol transporter subunit IICB; this translates as MQEKSGFRVKVQRFGSYLSGMIMPNIGAFIAWGLITALFIPSGYLPNEQLASLVGPMINYLLPLLIGYTGGKLVYDHRGGVLGATATIGVIVGSDIPMFLGAMIMGPLGGYLIKKIDQLFKDRIKSGFEMLVNNFTAGILGAILVAIAFYAIGPVVLGLNKALAAGVDIIVNAHLLPLASIFIEPAKVLFLNNAINQGILGPLGVEQAAKTGQSVLFLLETNPGPGLGVLLAYMFFGRGNAKQSAPGAIVIQFLGGIHEIYFPYILMKPKLILAVIAGGASGVLTFTLLNAGLKAVPSPGSIIALMLMSPKGGHLAVLAGVVVAAVVSFLVASVILKASKAVDEDLTAATEKMQDMKGKKSAAAAALTAQKEDAEANEQAASPSDVNPDDVNKIIFACDAGMGSSAMGASILKNKVKKAELDIDVTNTSISNIPDDADVVFTHKDLTDRAKAKLPGAVHISVDNFLNSPKYDELIEKLKK